A single window of Bradyrhizobium daqingense DNA harbors:
- a CDS encoding alpha/beta hydrolase: MVGAVPKLRTDTRAGRTTSGARGRLLRASLIPALVPLSLTLAQCGKAPDPAALAANSQANVQVVSKTKTQVASADTFEDRFPAPQFRERFPSASESFLQRQMSDFSPRRAVQPQPEQVPYKVASLEPQLPYKRPPREDLTTLVSMKSSAFPYFGNNPASDAPFLNISKGDRRGHRSYSGRVYWQDETYNDSRVLVHVPDHFDVRKPGVIVVFFHGNGATLERDVRDRQMVPKQITDSGANAILLAPQMAVDAADSSAGKFWQAGGFKRFMEESATHLARLTGDPNSARAFATMPIVIIGYSGGFLPTAWSLEVGGISDRVRGVVLLDAVYGEMDKFASWIESHRSGFFVSAYTRYTARRDRELMSMLRQKGISVSEDMDGPLRPGSVVFVETGEGITHRDYVTRAWTRDPLKDVLVKMSATPSLALTRVASTNPSASSR, encoded by the coding sequence ATGGTCGGGGCCGTTCCCAAACTGAGAACTGACACGCGTGCCGGCCGGACCACGTCCGGCGCGCGTGGTCGTTTGCTCCGGGCCAGCCTGATCCCAGCCTTGGTGCCGCTGTCGCTGACGCTGGCTCAATGCGGCAAGGCGCCCGATCCGGCGGCGCTCGCGGCGAACTCGCAGGCCAACGTCCAGGTGGTCTCCAAGACGAAGACGCAGGTGGCAAGCGCAGACACATTCGAGGATCGCTTCCCTGCCCCGCAGTTCAGGGAGCGTTTCCCCTCGGCGAGCGAGAGCTTTCTGCAGCGGCAGATGTCGGACTTCTCGCCCAGGCGTGCCGTGCAGCCGCAGCCGGAGCAGGTACCTTACAAGGTGGCTTCGCTCGAGCCGCAGCTCCCCTACAAGCGTCCACCGCGCGAGGACCTGACGACGCTCGTCAGCATGAAGTCGTCGGCCTTCCCCTATTTCGGCAACAACCCCGCCTCCGACGCGCCCTTCCTCAACATCTCCAAGGGCGACCGCCGCGGTCACCGCAGCTATTCGGGTCGCGTCTACTGGCAGGACGAGACCTACAATGACAGCCGCGTGCTGGTGCACGTCCCCGACCATTTCGACGTCCGCAAGCCGGGCGTGATCGTGGTGTTCTTCCACGGCAATGGCGCGACGCTGGAGCGTGACGTGCGCGACCGGCAGATGGTGCCGAAACAGATCACCGATTCCGGCGCCAACGCGATCCTGCTGGCGCCGCAGATGGCGGTCGACGCCGCCGATTCCAGCGCAGGAAAATTCTGGCAGGCCGGCGGCTTCAAGCGCTTCATGGAGGAGTCGGCCACCCATCTGGCCCGGCTCACCGGCGATCCCAACAGCGCGCGCGCCTTCGCCACCATGCCGATCGTGATCATCGGCTATAGCGGTGGCTTCCTGCCGACCGCCTGGAGCCTGGAGGTCGGCGGCATCAGCGACCGCGTCCGCGGCGTCGTGTTGCTCGACGCGGTCTACGGCGAGATGGACAAGTTCGCCTCCTGGATCGAAAGCCATCGCTCCGGCTTCTTCGTCAGCGCCTACACGCGCTACACGGCGCGGCGCGACCGCGAGCTGATGAGCATGCTGCGGCAGAAGGGCATCAGCGTCTCCGAGGACATGGACGGGCCGTTGCGCCCCGGCAGCGTCGTGTTCGTGGAGACCGGCGAAGGCATCACCCATCGCGACTACGTCACGCGAGCCTGGACGCGGGATCCGCTGAAGGACGTGCTGGTGAAGATGTCGGCGACGCCTTCGCTCGCGCTGACGCGCGTCGCCTCCACCAATCCATCCGCATCGAGCCGCTAG
- the yidD gene encoding membrane protein insertion efficiency factor YidD, giving the protein MKHSVCEHCSTPVARALRLPRRFGRALIWLYRHTLSLLVGYNCRHLPTCSVYGDEAIERFGLWGGGWMTLARLLRCNPLGTSGIDNVPLTPPQGARWYLPWRYGRWRGVNTS; this is encoded by the coding sequence ATGAAGCATTCAGTCTGCGAACACTGTTCCACTCCCGTCGCGCGCGCACTTCGGCTCCCGCGCAGATTCGGTCGTGCGCTGATCTGGCTCTATCGGCACACGCTGTCGCTCCTCGTCGGCTACAACTGCCGGCACCTGCCGACCTGCTCGGTCTACGGCGACGAAGCGATCGAGCGGTTCGGACTCTGGGGCGGCGGATGGATGACGTTGGCGCGGCTGCTGCGTTGCAATCCCTTGGGCACATCCGGCATCGACAACGTGCCGCTCACACCGCCGCAGGGCGCGCGCTGGTATCTGCCCTGGCGCTACGGCCGCTGGCGCGGGGTCAACACATCCTGA
- a CDS encoding IS5-like element ISBj5_B family transposase has product MRPKKHKTTGSNDLFRARLDQIINMKHELVLLAGKVDWDWIDGEIAPLYSENGRPGIETRFMIGLLLLKHIYGLSDEEVCERWVHDPYFQFFTGEEFFQHTFPHERSDLSHWRKRLGDKLELLLAESLRVAHEAGALRSQDLKRVTVDTTVQPKAITFPTDAKLLHAAIKGLNRLAIRHGVRLRQSYARIAKAAAMMAGRYAHAKQFRRHQRQLRILRSRLGRIIRDIRRKIEGQPALEQAFALPLGRATQIRSQQQRQRGWKLYSFHAPEVECIGKGKASAPYEFGVKASIVTNNRRAPGGLFVLHASALPDNPYDGHTLRDVIDRTETLTGCPIERAYVDKGYRGHDAQNPRRVFISGQKRGVFGVIKRELRRRSAIEPIIGHLKAEGHLGRCYLKGRAGDAANVVLSAVGHNFRRILAWLRYLLCLFLAQLWRTLARPASINPAS; this is encoded by the coding sequence ATGCGGCCGAAGAAGCACAAGACGACGGGATCGAACGATCTGTTCCGGGCTCGGCTCGACCAGATCATCAATATGAAGCACGAGCTGGTTCTGCTCGCCGGCAAGGTCGATTGGGACTGGATCGACGGCGAGATCGCGCCGCTCTACAGCGAGAACGGCAGGCCCGGGATCGAGACGCGCTTCATGATCGGTCTGCTGTTGCTCAAGCACATTTACGGGCTGTCCGATGAGGAGGTGTGCGAGCGCTGGGTCCATGACCCATACTTCCAGTTCTTCACCGGGGAAGAGTTCTTTCAGCACACGTTCCCGCACGAGCGCTCGGACCTGAGCCATTGGCGCAAGCGGCTTGGCGACAAGCTGGAGTTGCTGCTGGCCGAGAGCTTGCGGGTAGCGCACGAGGCCGGTGCATTACGCAGCCAGGACCTCAAGCGGGTTACGGTCGACACCACGGTGCAGCCGAAGGCCATCACCTTTCCGACCGATGCCAAGCTGCTGCATGCGGCCATCAAGGGGCTCAACCGCCTGGCGATCAGGCACGGCGTCAGGCTGCGGCAATCCTATGCTCGCATCGCCAAGGCCGCCGCGATGATGGCCGGCCGCTACGCCCATGCCAAACAGTTCAGGCGGCATCAGCGGCAGTTGCGTATCCTGCGTAGCCGGCTGGGCCGGATCATCCGCGACATCCGCCGCAAGATCGAAGGCCAGCCAGCACTGGAGCAGGCGTTCGCCCTCCCGCTCGGCCGGGCCACGCAGATCCGCTCGCAGCAGCAGCGCCAGCGCGGCTGGAAGCTCTATTCCTTCCATGCCCCGGAAGTGGAGTGCATCGGCAAGGGCAAGGCCAGCGCGCCTTACGAGTTCGGCGTGAAGGCCTCCATCGTCACCAACAACCGCCGGGCTCCCGGTGGCCTGTTCGTGCTGCACGCCAGCGCACTGCCCGACAACCCCTACGACGGTCACACCTTGCGGGACGTCATTGACCGCACCGAGACACTCACCGGCTGTCCGATCGAGCGGGCCTATGTCGACAAGGGATACCGCGGCCACGACGCACAAAATCCCCGTCGCGTCTTCATCTCCGGCCAGAAGCGCGGCGTTTTCGGTGTCATCAAGCGCGAGCTGCGCCGCCGCTCCGCCATCGAGCCCATCATCGGACACCTGAAGGCGGAAGGCCACCTCGGGCGCTGCTACCTCAAAGGCCGCGCCGGCGATG
- a CDS encoding helix-turn-helix domain-containing protein codes for MLDVNKATAVGANIRQARIAKGLTLDQLARQSDLTRGYISLVERNLKIPSLAALLRMAAALEVNVATFFDPNAEPTPRYTLFRREDGNVPLFQDTFGVVPLATGRTRKMMEPFLLSPPHRAATRASHAGEELLFVINGRVAIKLDGDELELGKGDCLYFSGETPHEVRSLGRQKAELLVVVAQSPT; via the coding sequence GTGCTTGACGTCAACAAAGCGACAGCAGTCGGAGCCAATATCCGCCAGGCGCGGATTGCCAAGGGACTGACGCTGGATCAGCTTGCACGGCAGAGCGACCTTACTCGCGGCTACATCTCGCTGGTCGAGCGCAATCTCAAGATTCCCTCGCTTGCGGCGCTGCTGCGGATGGCCGCAGCACTCGAGGTCAATGTCGCGACCTTCTTCGACCCGAACGCCGAGCCCACACCGCGCTACACGCTGTTCCGCCGCGAAGACGGCAACGTGCCGCTGTTTCAGGACACGTTTGGCGTAGTGCCTCTGGCCACCGGCCGTACGCGCAAAATGATGGAGCCCTTCCTGCTCAGCCCGCCGCACAGGGCGGCGACACGCGCGTCGCATGCAGGCGAGGAGCTGCTCTTCGTCATCAACGGCAGGGTCGCGATCAAGCTCGACGGCGATGAACTCGAGCTCGGCAAGGGCGACTGCCTGTACTTTTCAGGCGAGACGCCGCACGAGGTCAGGAGTCTTGGACGGCAGAAGGCGGAGCTTCTGGTCGTCGTGGCCCAGAGTCCAACCTAG
- a CDS encoding MOSC domain-containing protein: protein MLDTVSAGHAPGAAQIGWTGLVRFLHLTPRAFLPMRAMQSISLIAARGIEGDRYMLGNEEGFYSHKPEEGRQVTLFELETLVAVKRDFGIELGPEEHRRNVTVEGVPLNHLVGRRFWLGETLLEATRLSVPCRHIEEITGKAIFDPLINRSGLNCRILQGGIVKVGDTVRNAA, encoded by the coding sequence ATGCTCGATACCGTCAGCGCCGGCCACGCGCCGGGCGCAGCACAAATCGGTTGGACCGGCTTGGTGCGCTTCCTTCACCTCACGCCTCGTGCGTTCCTGCCGATGCGGGCAATGCAGTCCATTTCGCTGATCGCCGCCCGGGGCATCGAAGGCGATCGCTACATGCTCGGCAACGAGGAAGGGTTCTATTCGCACAAGCCCGAAGAGGGCCGACAGGTCACCTTGTTCGAGCTCGAGACCCTCGTCGCGGTCAAACGCGACTTTGGCATCGAACTCGGCCCGGAAGAGCATCGGCGCAACGTGACGGTCGAGGGCGTGCCGCTGAACCATCTCGTCGGCCGTCGCTTCTGGCTCGGCGAGACTTTGTTGGAAGCGACCCGGCTCTCGGTACCGTGCCGGCATATCGAGGAGATCACTGGCAAGGCGATCTTCGATCCCCTGATCAACCGTTCGGGCCTCAACTGTAGAATACTCCAGGGCGGGATCGTGAAGGTCGGCGACACCGTACGGAACGCGGCATGA
- a CDS encoding PDR/VanB family oxidoreductase: MKARPITTVKTVVFGIEDAGSGIKLLTLVDPDHWELPPFKPGAHIDLHLPNGLVRTYSLCNEPADNERYLIAVKREAEGRGGSRALHDEIGVGDVIGVSLPRGGLEAGADIARHVFVAGGIGVTPFLSMARHLARIGGAEFVLHLIIRGEVPLATYLAPFIDAGRVVVHRTSQGGRPDLESLVGEAGEQTLVACCGPESMIDEFERVTATWPAANVHIERFVAPPPVLDPDAKPFTLSLARTGTEIQVRAGQTMLAALQAGGIDIASSCCGGICGACKVGWIEGKPVHRDRILSPYERERYLMICVAGAESDRLVLDL, from the coding sequence ATGAAAGCGCGCCCAATTACCACGGTCAAAACGGTCGTCTTCGGCATCGAGGATGCAGGCAGCGGGATCAAGCTGCTGACCCTGGTCGACCCCGACCATTGGGAATTGCCGCCGTTCAAACCGGGCGCGCATATCGATCTGCATCTGCCGAACGGGCTCGTGCGCACCTATTCGCTTTGCAACGAGCCCGCCGACAACGAGCGCTACCTCATCGCGGTGAAGCGCGAGGCGGAAGGGAGAGGCGGTTCGCGCGCACTCCACGACGAGATCGGCGTCGGCGATGTCATCGGCGTTTCGCTGCCGCGTGGGGGACTGGAGGCGGGGGCTGATATCGCGCGCCATGTGTTCGTCGCGGGCGGCATCGGCGTGACGCCGTTCCTGTCGATGGCACGGCACCTCGCTCGGATTGGCGGTGCCGAGTTTGTGCTGCATCTGATCATACGCGGCGAGGTGCCGCTCGCCACATATCTTGCGCCATTCATCGACGCGGGCCGGGTCGTTGTGCATCGCACATCGCAGGGAGGACGTCCGGATCTTGAATCTTTGGTCGGGGAAGCCGGCGAGCAGACGCTGGTCGCCTGCTGCGGACCGGAAAGCATGATCGACGAATTCGAGCGAGTGACCGCCACGTGGCCTGCGGCGAATGTTCATATCGAGCGTTTCGTCGCGCCGCCGCCCGTGCTCGATCCCGACGCGAAGCCCTTTACGCTGTCGCTGGCCCGGACAGGGACCGAGATTCAAGTTCGTGCGGGGCAGACCATGCTGGCCGCGTTGCAGGCAGGAGGCATAGATATAGCGTCGTCATGCTGCGGCGGCATTTGCGGCGCCTGCAAGGTTGGATGGATCGAAGGCAAGCCCGTGCACCGCGACCGCATCCTGTCGCCTTACGAGCGCGAGCGCTATCTCATGATTTGCGTCGCCGGGGCAGAGTCCGATCGATTGGTGCTGGACCTATAA
- a CDS encoding MFS transporter, protein MEPPRAPRFAPTALMLGNIVTGCSVLAPAGMLPELASGLDVSIHAAGLLITFGAITLCIGSPLTAWLTSRIERRTLLATTLAVLAVGNLASAFVPDYASLLAIRLVMLAIGALYTPQAAGTAALIVPVERRGSTIAYIFLGWSLAAAVGLPLITFIASRYGWRAAYGGIGALGCISFLLLLLRLPVDLKGTPVDIKTWAAVGRSKTILLLLAITMLQMSGQFVVFTYMGPLLNKLTGAGPDAIGMVFALYGVCGFLGVAVATRIVDTSGPYRTSLLFTSLLLAGITGWALGAGTLMLMAGAVAVWGLGFASTNSMQQVRLVAAAPSLASATVALNTSVLYIGQAVGSAIGGLLFARELLHTLGFVAVGFVVTALILVVLTRPRPAAAALA, encoded by the coding sequence ATGGAACCCCCCCGCGCCCCTCGCTTCGCGCCAACCGCCCTGATGCTCGGCAACATCGTCACCGGCTGCTCGGTGCTGGCGCCCGCGGGCATGCTGCCGGAATTGGCGAGCGGGCTCGACGTCAGCATCCATGCGGCCGGGCTGCTGATCACGTTCGGTGCGATCACGTTGTGCATCGGCTCGCCGCTGACGGCCTGGCTGACCAGCCGCATCGAACGGCGGACGCTGCTCGCGACCACGCTGGCGGTGCTTGCCGTCGGCAATCTCGCCTCGGCCTTTGTCCCCGACTATGCGAGCCTGCTCGCGATCCGGCTGGTGATGCTCGCGATCGGTGCGCTCTATACGCCGCAGGCCGCGGGCACGGCGGCGCTGATCGTGCCGGTGGAGCGGCGCGGCAGCACCATCGCCTACATCTTCCTCGGCTGGTCGCTCGCTGCGGCCGTCGGCCTGCCGCTGATCACTTTCATCGCCAGCCGCTATGGCTGGCGCGCCGCCTATGGCGGGATCGGCGCACTCGGCTGCATCAGCTTCCTGCTCTTGTTGCTGCGTCTTCCGGTGGACCTGAAGGGCACGCCAGTGGACATCAAGACCTGGGCCGCGGTCGGCCGCAGCAAGACGATCCTGCTCCTGCTTGCGATCACCATGCTGCAAATGTCCGGACAGTTCGTGGTGTTCACCTATATGGGTCCTCTGCTCAACAAGCTGACCGGAGCCGGTCCCGATGCCATCGGCATGGTGTTCGCGCTCTACGGCGTCTGCGGCTTCCTCGGCGTCGCCGTCGCGACCCGCATCGTCGACACCTCGGGCCCTTACCGCACTTCGCTGCTGTTCACCTCCCTGCTGCTCGCGGGCATCACGGGCTGGGCGCTCGGTGCCGGCACGCTCATGTTGATGGCCGGCGCGGTCGCGGTCTGGGGCCTCGGCTTCGCCTCGACCAATTCGATGCAGCAGGTGCGGCTGGTCGCGGCCGCGCCCTCGCTGGCGTCGGCGACCGTCGCCCTCAACACGTCCGTCCTCTATATTGGTCAGGCGGTCGGCTCGGCCATCGGCGGGCTGCTGTTCGCCCGCGAGCTCCTGCACACGCTCGGCTTCGTCGCGGTCGGTTTCGTCGTGACGGCGCTGATTCTGGTGGTCCTGACCCGGCCCCGGCCGGCTGCTGCCGCGCTGGCCTGA
- a CDS encoding MFS transporter encodes MTVADDVTLNVAPDEAASLRRIVWSSVIGTAVEWYDFLIYGTATALVFNKVFFAAGNPTLATIAAFGTYAVGFLARPLGAAIFGHYGDRVGRKAMLAITIMVMGIGTFLIGLLPTYQQIGIAAPLLLIGLRFLQGIGLGGEWGGAVLMVVENCPTHRRGLLGSMVQVGNPIGNLAAIGMFALVASLPESDFMTYGWRIPFLISILLVGVGLYIRLNMEETAAFRQVQAKKEVAKMPLVEIFKHHRRPFFTAVGLKISEIAYASIGGVFVMSYATTNLGVSRSVVLNGAFAASLVALLAIPLFGWLSDLVGRKTMFYASCVFSALFAFPLFWLLDTRDPTIVICTIVVAITFGQMVMFGIGAPWYSELFTARLRYSGASLGFQVGAAISGGLTPLIAASLMAWSGGATWPVSLLLIACAAITATATTFAPETANKELT; translated from the coding sequence ATGACCGTAGCAGATGACGTAACCCTGAACGTAGCGCCGGACGAGGCGGCGAGCTTGCGGCGGATCGTGTGGTCGAGCGTGATCGGCACCGCGGTCGAATGGTACGACTTCCTCATTTACGGCACGGCGACGGCGCTTGTGTTCAACAAGGTCTTCTTCGCCGCCGGCAATCCGACGCTCGCCACCATCGCCGCGTTCGGCACCTACGCCGTGGGCTTCCTGGCACGGCCACTTGGCGCTGCGATCTTCGGCCATTATGGCGACCGGGTCGGCCGCAAGGCGATGCTCGCGATTACCATCATGGTGATGGGTATCGGGACCTTCCTGATCGGCCTGCTGCCGACCTACCAGCAAATCGGCATCGCAGCGCCGCTGCTCCTGATCGGCCTGCGCTTCCTCCAAGGAATCGGCCTCGGTGGCGAATGGGGCGGGGCCGTCCTGATGGTGGTCGAGAATTGTCCGACGCATCGCCGCGGCCTGCTCGGCAGCATGGTGCAGGTCGGCAATCCCATCGGCAATCTCGCCGCGATCGGCATGTTCGCGCTGGTGGCGAGCTTGCCGGAAAGCGACTTCATGACTTACGGCTGGCGCATTCCGTTCCTGATCTCGATCCTGCTGGTTGGCGTCGGTCTCTACATCCGATTGAACATGGAGGAGACTGCGGCGTTCCGTCAGGTCCAGGCGAAGAAGGAAGTCGCCAAGATGCCGCTGGTCGAAATCTTCAAGCACCATCGAAGGCCTTTCTTCACGGCGGTCGGACTGAAGATCTCCGAGATCGCCTATGCCAGCATCGGCGGTGTCTTCGTGATGTCCTACGCCACGACCAATCTCGGCGTGTCGCGCTCGGTGGTGCTGAATGGCGCCTTCGCTGCGTCGCTGGTTGCCTTGCTCGCCATTCCGCTGTTCGGCTGGCTGTCGGATCTCGTCGGCCGCAAGACCATGTTCTATGCAAGCTGCGTGTTTTCGGCCCTGTTTGCCTTTCCGCTGTTCTGGCTGCTCGACACCCGCGATCCCACCATCGTCATCTGCACCATCGTGGTCGCGATTACCTTCGGGCAGATGGTGATGTTCGGCATCGGAGCTCCCTGGTACTCCGAGCTGTTCACCGCGCGGCTGCGCTATAGCGGCGCCTCGCTCGGATTCCAAGTCGGCGCGGCAATCAGCGGCGGGCTGACCCCGCTGATCGCGGCCTCTTTGATGGCATGGAGCGGCGGTGCCACCTGGCCGGTCTCGCTGCTGCTGATTGCCTGCGCTGCCATCACCGCGACTGCGACCACGTTTGCGCCGGAGACGGCGAACAAGGAACTCACCTGA
- a CDS encoding APC family permease gives MTASGAGTAPWTGRLTGSGSGVSVPVATAIVVADMIGVGVFTSLGFQVKDIPSGFSILLLWTVGGIVALCGVFSYSELGAMFPRSSGEYNFLGRAYHPAFGFLAGWVSATVGFAAPVALAAMAFGEYAKSVAPDLPPIPLAIGVVWLVSLVQLTGVRHSATFQLISTILKVVLIVAFLVAGFVIGMPQQIAFTPQPGDLVHIVSAPFAIGLVFVMYSFSGWNAATYIIGEMKTPQRSLPRALLLGTLIVLVLYVALNAVFLYSTPVSALAGQLDVASVAGSAIFGDLGGRIVGAMICVGLISSISAMMWIGPRVMMTMGEDIPALRVFSKRSTSGAPAYAILLQLAIANLLLFTRSFEAVLDFIQFALLFCSFFTVAGVIKLRITDPDIPRPYRAWGYPFTPLVFLLVTAFMMYYLLTERPLQSLSGMLVMLSGLLIYAVFRRRPVAVAASPHRE, from the coding sequence ATGACGGCATCAGGTGCCGGTACCGCGCCCTGGACTGGCCGGCTGACCGGAAGCGGGTCGGGGGTATCCGTTCCCGTCGCAACGGCCATCGTCGTTGCCGACATGATCGGGGTCGGCGTCTTCACCAGCCTCGGCTTCCAGGTCAAGGACATTCCGTCCGGCTTCTCGATCCTGCTGCTCTGGACGGTCGGCGGCATTGTCGCCCTGTGCGGGGTGTTCTCCTACAGCGAATTGGGCGCGATGTTTCCGCGTTCGAGCGGCGAATACAATTTCCTCGGCCGCGCCTATCATCCCGCTTTCGGCTTCCTCGCCGGCTGGGTCTCGGCAACGGTGGGGTTTGCGGCGCCGGTCGCGCTCGCGGCGATGGCGTTCGGCGAATACGCCAAATCGGTCGCGCCCGATCTGCCGCCGATCCCGCTCGCCATCGGCGTGGTGTGGCTGGTTTCGCTCGTGCAACTGACCGGCGTCAGACACTCCGCGACGTTCCAGCTGATCTCGACGATCCTGAAGGTGGTGCTGATCGTCGCCTTCCTGGTGGCCGGCTTCGTCATCGGCATGCCGCAGCAGATCGCCTTCACGCCGCAGCCGGGCGATCTCGTCCACATCGTCAGCGCCCCCTTCGCGATCGGGCTCGTGTTCGTGATGTATTCGTTCTCGGGATGGAATGCCGCGACCTACATCATCGGCGAGATGAAGACGCCGCAGCGCAGCCTGCCGCGCGCGTTGCTCCTGGGCACTCTGATCGTACTCGTTCTCTACGTCGCTCTGAACGCGGTGTTCCTCTATTCGACACCGGTTAGCGCGCTTGCCGGCCAACTCGACGTCGCCAGCGTCGCCGGCAGCGCCATCTTCGGCGATCTCGGCGGACGGATCGTCGGCGCGATGATCTGTGTCGGCCTGATCTCCTCGATCAGCGCGATGATGTGGATCGGCCCGCGCGTGATGATGACGATGGGCGAAGACATTCCGGCGCTCCGCGTATTCTCGAAGCGATCGACGAGCGGCGCGCCGGCCTATGCCATCCTGTTGCAGCTCGCCATCGCCAACCTGCTGCTGTTCACGCGCAGCTTCGAGGCGGTCCTCGACTTCATCCAGTTCGCGCTGCTGTTCTGCTCGTTCTTCACCGTCGCCGGGGTCATCAAGCTTCGCATCACGGATCCCGATATCCCCAGGCCCTATCGCGCCTGGGGATACCCGTTCACGCCGCTGGTTTTCCTGCTCGTGACCGCGTTCATGATGTATTACCTCTTGACCGAGCGACCGTTGCAGTCGCTGTCGGGGATGCTCGTCATGCTCTCGGGCCTGTTGATTTATGCTGTTTTCCGCAGGCGGCCGGTCGCCGTTGCCGCTTCACCACATCGCGAATAG